One window of the Betta splendens chromosome 21, fBetSpl5.4, whole genome shotgun sequence genome contains the following:
- the LOC129603515 gene encoding nectin-3-like isoform X1 produces MSGFSPGMLHLLLLLLLLLLLNLIWTVEAVRVVGGNVSVVLGESATLPCNLLDTTETLTQISWQRMTKGKPENVNFITILADKTHIYNAADYRFKNIGNFTKYDGTLQLSDATLLDEGSYSCIFTLFPSGNFRTDITVNLLVPPVVTVEDDAPLLGGEEASLATCTAAGSRPPAEVKWIMGSLEGSVRSTTTSTLHDNGTTTTVSSLLGVPTRDVNQRLVRCVVTSAALTQAKSLPFTLQVFFSPTTVNVTVMSDNSLECMTEANPAASFTWSRADKSWPQSGVTVVGPTLQFVRNTAGVNGLYQCEASNLYRRSHGYVYVHVTSGSCTVCWVLFSLLLVLFAIGLAAWYYLFIFRPKQSRGESTHAGRQPILTDDEEAETPT; encoded by the exons ATGAGTGGATTTTCTCCAGGgatgctccacctcctcctgctgctgctgctgctgctgctgctgaacctgatCTGGACCGTGGAAG ctgtCCGGGTGGTGGGAGGAAACGTGTCGGTGGTTCTTGGAGAGAGCGCTACGTTACCCTGCAACCTCCTTGACACCACAGAGACGCTCACACAGATTTCATGGCAGAGAATGACTAAGGGGAAGCCAGAAAATGTGAATTTCATTACGATTCTGGCTGATAAAACACACATCTACAATGCAGCTGACTATCGGTTCAAGAACATTGGAAACTTTACCAAATACGATGGAACCCTCCAGTTATCAGACGCCACGTTGCTGGATGAAGGCAGCTACTCGTGCATATTCACTCTGTTTCCCAGTGGAAATTTCAGGACAGATATAACAGTAAACCTCCTTG TCCCTCCAGTCGTAACGGTGGAGGACGACGCCCCTCTGTTGGGGGGTGAAGAAGCTTCCCTTGCTACCTGTACGGCGGCTGGTtcccggcctcctgctgaggtgaaGTGGATTATGGGTTCTCTGGAGGGCTCGGTCCGTtcaaccaccacctccacccttcaCGATAACGGAACCACCACCACGGTCAGCTCGCTGCTTGGAGTCCCTACCAGAGACGTCAACCAGCGTTTGGTGAGATGTGTCGTCACCAGCGCGGCGCTGACACAAGCAAAGAGCCTGCCCTTCACGTTACAAGTGTTCT TTTCACCCACGACAGTGAACGTCACTGTAATGTCAGATAATTCATTAGAGTGTATGACTGAAGCCAACCCAGCTGCCAGCTTCACCTGGAGCAG agctgACAAGTCCTGGCCTCAGTCTGGTGTCACTGTGGTCGGACCAACGCTGCAGTTTGTGAGGAACACCGCTGGCGTCAATGGCCTCTACCAGTGTGAAGCCTCCAACCTGTACCGGAGGAGTCATGGTTACGTCTATGTGCATGTGACATCAG GCTCCTGCACGGTTTGCTGGGTATTATTTAGCCTTTTGCTCGTCCTGTTTGCCATTGGTCTTGCTGCATGGTACTACCTTTTTATATTTAGGCCCAAACAAAG cagaggagagagcaCACATGCAGGGAGGCAGCCTATCCTTACAGACGATGAAGAAGCTGAAACACCTACGTGA
- the LOC129603515 gene encoding nectin-3-like isoform X2: MSGFSPGMLHLLLLLLLLLLLNLIWTVEAVRVVGGNVSVVLGESATLPCNLLDTTETLTQISWQRMTKGKPENVNFITILADKTHIYNAADYRFKNIGNFTKYDGTLQLSDATLLDEGSYSCIFTLFPSGNFRTDITVNLLVPPVVTVEDDAPLLGGEEASLATCTAAGSRPPAEVKWIMGSLEGSVRSTTTSTLHDNGTTTTVSSLLGVPTRDVNQRLVRCVVTSAALTQAKSLPFTLQVFFSPTTVNVTVMSDNSLECMTEANPAASFTWSRADKSWPQSGVTVVGPTLQFVRNTAGVNGLYQCEASNLYRRSHGYVYVHVTSGSCTVCWVLFSLLLVLFAIGLAAWYYLFIFRPKQRGESTHAGRQPILTDDEEAETPT, from the exons ATGAGTGGATTTTCTCCAGGgatgctccacctcctcctgctgctgctgctgctgctgctgctgaacctgatCTGGACCGTGGAAG ctgtCCGGGTGGTGGGAGGAAACGTGTCGGTGGTTCTTGGAGAGAGCGCTACGTTACCCTGCAACCTCCTTGACACCACAGAGACGCTCACACAGATTTCATGGCAGAGAATGACTAAGGGGAAGCCAGAAAATGTGAATTTCATTACGATTCTGGCTGATAAAACACACATCTACAATGCAGCTGACTATCGGTTCAAGAACATTGGAAACTTTACCAAATACGATGGAACCCTCCAGTTATCAGACGCCACGTTGCTGGATGAAGGCAGCTACTCGTGCATATTCACTCTGTTTCCCAGTGGAAATTTCAGGACAGATATAACAGTAAACCTCCTTG TCCCTCCAGTCGTAACGGTGGAGGACGACGCCCCTCTGTTGGGGGGTGAAGAAGCTTCCCTTGCTACCTGTACGGCGGCTGGTtcccggcctcctgctgaggtgaaGTGGATTATGGGTTCTCTGGAGGGCTCGGTCCGTtcaaccaccacctccacccttcaCGATAACGGAACCACCACCACGGTCAGCTCGCTGCTTGGAGTCCCTACCAGAGACGTCAACCAGCGTTTGGTGAGATGTGTCGTCACCAGCGCGGCGCTGACACAAGCAAAGAGCCTGCCCTTCACGTTACAAGTGTTCT TTTCACCCACGACAGTGAACGTCACTGTAATGTCAGATAATTCATTAGAGTGTATGACTGAAGCCAACCCAGCTGCCAGCTTCACCTGGAGCAG agctgACAAGTCCTGGCCTCAGTCTGGTGTCACTGTGGTCGGACCAACGCTGCAGTTTGTGAGGAACACCGCTGGCGTCAATGGCCTCTACCAGTGTGAAGCCTCCAACCTGTACCGGAGGAGTCATGGTTACGTCTATGTGCATGTGACATCAG GCTCCTGCACGGTTTGCTGGGTATTATTTAGCCTTTTGCTCGTCCTGTTTGCCATTGGTCTTGCTGCATGGTACTACCTTTTTATATTTAGGCCCAAACAAAG aggagagagcaCACATGCAGGGAGGCAGCCTATCCTTACAGACGATGAAGAAGCTGAAACACCTACGTGA
- the LOC129603515 gene encoding nectin-3-like isoform X4, which produces MSGFSPGMLHLLLLLLLLLLLNLIWTVEAVRVVGGNVSVVLGESATLPCNLLDTTETLTQISWQRMTKGKPENVNFITILADKTHIYNAADYRFKNIGNFTKYDGTLQLSDATLLDEGSYSCIFTLFPSGNFRTDITVNLLVPPVVTVEDDAPLLGGEEASLATCTAAGSRPPAEVKWIMGSLEGSVRSTTTSTLHDNGTTTTVSSLLGVPTRDVNQRLVRCVVTSAALTQAKSLPFTLQVFFSPTTVNVTVMSDNSLECMTEANPAASFTWSRADKSWPQSGVTVVGPTLQFVRNTAGVNGLYQCEASNLYRRSHGYVYVHVTSEERAHMQGGSLSLQTMKKLKHLREAHVKCKICFSHETV; this is translated from the exons ATGAGTGGATTTTCTCCAGGgatgctccacctcctcctgctgctgctgctgctgctgctgctgaacctgatCTGGACCGTGGAAG ctgtCCGGGTGGTGGGAGGAAACGTGTCGGTGGTTCTTGGAGAGAGCGCTACGTTACCCTGCAACCTCCTTGACACCACAGAGACGCTCACACAGATTTCATGGCAGAGAATGACTAAGGGGAAGCCAGAAAATGTGAATTTCATTACGATTCTGGCTGATAAAACACACATCTACAATGCAGCTGACTATCGGTTCAAGAACATTGGAAACTTTACCAAATACGATGGAACCCTCCAGTTATCAGACGCCACGTTGCTGGATGAAGGCAGCTACTCGTGCATATTCACTCTGTTTCCCAGTGGAAATTTCAGGACAGATATAACAGTAAACCTCCTTG TCCCTCCAGTCGTAACGGTGGAGGACGACGCCCCTCTGTTGGGGGGTGAAGAAGCTTCCCTTGCTACCTGTACGGCGGCTGGTtcccggcctcctgctgaggtgaaGTGGATTATGGGTTCTCTGGAGGGCTCGGTCCGTtcaaccaccacctccacccttcaCGATAACGGAACCACCACCACGGTCAGCTCGCTGCTTGGAGTCCCTACCAGAGACGTCAACCAGCGTTTGGTGAGATGTGTCGTCACCAGCGCGGCGCTGACACAAGCAAAGAGCCTGCCCTTCACGTTACAAGTGTTCT TTTCACCCACGACAGTGAACGTCACTGTAATGTCAGATAATTCATTAGAGTGTATGACTGAAGCCAACCCAGCTGCCAGCTTCACCTGGAGCAG agctgACAAGTCCTGGCCTCAGTCTGGTGTCACTGTGGTCGGACCAACGCTGCAGTTTGTGAGGAACACCGCTGGCGTCAATGGCCTCTACCAGTGTGAAGCCTCCAACCTGTACCGGAGGAGTCATGGTTACGTCTATGTGCATGTGACATCAG aggagagagcaCACATGCAGGGAGGCAGCCTATCCTTACAGACGATGAAGAAGCTGAAACACCTACGTGAAGcacatgttaaatgtaaaatctgTTTTAGTCACGAGACTGTGTGA
- the LOC129603515 gene encoding nectin-3-like isoform X3 → MSGFSPGMLHLLLLLLLLLLLNLIWTVEAVRVVGGNVSVVLGESATLPCNLLDTTETLTQISWQRMTKGKPENVNFITILADKTHIYNAADYRFKNIGNFTKYDGTLQLSDATLLDEGSYSCIFTLFPSGNFRTDITVNLLVPPVVTVEDDAPLLGGEEASLATCTAAGSRPPAEVKWIMGSLEGSVRSTTTSTLHDNGTTTTVSSLLGVPTRDVNQRLVRCVVTSAALTQAKSLPFTLQVFFSPTTVNVTVMSDNSLECMTEANPAASFTWSRADKSWPQSGVTVVGPTLQFVRNTAGVNGLYQCEASNLYRRSHGYVYVHVTSAEERAHMQGGSLSLQTMKKLKHLREAHVKCKICFSHETV, encoded by the exons ATGAGTGGATTTTCTCCAGGgatgctccacctcctcctgctgctgctgctgctgctgctgctgaacctgatCTGGACCGTGGAAG ctgtCCGGGTGGTGGGAGGAAACGTGTCGGTGGTTCTTGGAGAGAGCGCTACGTTACCCTGCAACCTCCTTGACACCACAGAGACGCTCACACAGATTTCATGGCAGAGAATGACTAAGGGGAAGCCAGAAAATGTGAATTTCATTACGATTCTGGCTGATAAAACACACATCTACAATGCAGCTGACTATCGGTTCAAGAACATTGGAAACTTTACCAAATACGATGGAACCCTCCAGTTATCAGACGCCACGTTGCTGGATGAAGGCAGCTACTCGTGCATATTCACTCTGTTTCCCAGTGGAAATTTCAGGACAGATATAACAGTAAACCTCCTTG TCCCTCCAGTCGTAACGGTGGAGGACGACGCCCCTCTGTTGGGGGGTGAAGAAGCTTCCCTTGCTACCTGTACGGCGGCTGGTtcccggcctcctgctgaggtgaaGTGGATTATGGGTTCTCTGGAGGGCTCGGTCCGTtcaaccaccacctccacccttcaCGATAACGGAACCACCACCACGGTCAGCTCGCTGCTTGGAGTCCCTACCAGAGACGTCAACCAGCGTTTGGTGAGATGTGTCGTCACCAGCGCGGCGCTGACACAAGCAAAGAGCCTGCCCTTCACGTTACAAGTGTTCT TTTCACCCACGACAGTGAACGTCACTGTAATGTCAGATAATTCATTAGAGTGTATGACTGAAGCCAACCCAGCTGCCAGCTTCACCTGGAGCAG agctgACAAGTCCTGGCCTCAGTCTGGTGTCACTGTGGTCGGACCAACGCTGCAGTTTGTGAGGAACACCGCTGGCGTCAATGGCCTCTACCAGTGTGAAGCCTCCAACCTGTACCGGAGGAGTCATGGTTACGTCTATGTGCATGTGACATCAG cagaggagagagcaCACATGCAGGGAGGCAGCCTATCCTTACAGACGATGAAGAAGCTGAAACACCTACGTGAAGcacatgttaaatgtaaaatctgTTTTAGTCACGAGACTGTGTGA
- the LOC129603515 gene encoding nectin-4-like isoform X5 — MTKGKPENVNFITILADKTHIYNAADYRFKNIGNFTKYDGTLQLSDATLLDEGSYSCIFTLFPSGNFRTDITVNLLVPPVVTVEDDAPLLGGEEASLATCTAAGSRPPAEVKWIMGSLEGSVRSTTTSTLHDNGTTTTVSSLLGVPTRDVNQRLVRCVVTSAALTQAKSLPFTLQVFFSPTTVNVTVMSDNSLECMTEANPAASFTWSRADKSWPQSGVTVVGPTLQFVRNTAGVNGLYQCEASNLYRRSHGYVYVHVTSGSCTVCWVLFSLLLVLFAIGLAAWYYLFIFRPKQSRGESTHAGRQPILTDDEEAETPT, encoded by the exons ATGACTAAGGGGAAGCCAGAAAATGTGAATTTCATTACGATTCTGGCTGATAAAACACACATCTACAATGCAGCTGACTATCGGTTCAAGAACATTGGAAACTTTACCAAATACGATGGAACCCTCCAGTTATCAGACGCCACGTTGCTGGATGAAGGCAGCTACTCGTGCATATTCACTCTGTTTCCCAGTGGAAATTTCAGGACAGATATAACAGTAAACCTCCTTG TCCCTCCAGTCGTAACGGTGGAGGACGACGCCCCTCTGTTGGGGGGTGAAGAAGCTTCCCTTGCTACCTGTACGGCGGCTGGTtcccggcctcctgctgaggtgaaGTGGATTATGGGTTCTCTGGAGGGCTCGGTCCGTtcaaccaccacctccacccttcaCGATAACGGAACCACCACCACGGTCAGCTCGCTGCTTGGAGTCCCTACCAGAGACGTCAACCAGCGTTTGGTGAGATGTGTCGTCACCAGCGCGGCGCTGACACAAGCAAAGAGCCTGCCCTTCACGTTACAAGTGTTCT TTTCACCCACGACAGTGAACGTCACTGTAATGTCAGATAATTCATTAGAGTGTATGACTGAAGCCAACCCAGCTGCCAGCTTCACCTGGAGCAG agctgACAAGTCCTGGCCTCAGTCTGGTGTCACTGTGGTCGGACCAACGCTGCAGTTTGTGAGGAACACCGCTGGCGTCAATGGCCTCTACCAGTGTGAAGCCTCCAACCTGTACCGGAGGAGTCATGGTTACGTCTATGTGCATGTGACATCAG GCTCCTGCACGGTTTGCTGGGTATTATTTAGCCTTTTGCTCGTCCTGTTTGCCATTGGTCTTGCTGCATGGTACTACCTTTTTATATTTAGGCCCAAACAAAG cagaggagagagcaCACATGCAGGGAGGCAGCCTATCCTTACAGACGATGAAGAAGCTGAAACACCTACGTGA